One window of the Montipora foliosa isolate CH-2021 chromosome 4, ASM3666993v2, whole genome shotgun sequence genome contains the following:
- the LOC138001258 gene encoding uncharacterized protein, producing MCSSTSTSTLSSLEIYTLDLIVEKAFNDNWFCATYDLTISKQDLLELLKIATKDQLFQFNDNLYLQTDGVAMGSPLGPLLANVFLCHVEEMLEQQDKLPSFYRRYVDDTLVVIRDVAEAEQFLITLNNCHPSIQFTMELAVNNTLPFLGMLLMKQRSKITTSVYRKTTNKGLLLHYQSHVDNKYKKSLLKTMLHRAYSLSSTTELFEEECGNIRSIFHKLRYPSELIEATIRNFINTSDVESQSTSNNNKSTIRIVLPFIDQKPADIVKRQLTQLNKKLDIDLQPVLSAASSRMSLNSVSPNHH from the coding sequence ATGTGTTCGTCGACATCAACTTCTACGTTGAGCAGTTTAGAGATCTACACGTTAGACCTGATTGTGGAAAAAGCCTTTAATGACAACTGGTTCTGTGCGACATATGATCTGACCATCTCTAAACAAGATCTTCTTGAACTGCTAAAAATCGCCACCAAAGACCAGCTTTTTCAGTTTAATGACAATCTATACCTACAAACTGACGGAGTTGCTATGGGCTCCCCGTTAGGGCCTCTATTAGCTAATGTATTCCTGTGTCATGTGGAGGAGATGCTAGAACAACAAGACAAACTCCCGTCATTCTACAGAAGATACGTAGACGATACCTTGGTTGTCATAAGAGATGTAGCTGAAGCAGAACAGTTCCTAATTACGCTAAATAACTGTCATCCATCTATTCAATTTACAATGGAGCTAGCGGTAAACAACACACTACCCTTCCTTGGCATGCttttgatgaaacaaagaaGTAAGATTACCACAAGCGTATACAGAAAAACTACCAACAAAGGCCTCTTGTTGCACTACCAGAGTCATGTGGACAACAAATACAAGAAATCTCTACTCAAGACAATGCTTCACCGGGCGTACAGTCTGTCCTCAACGACCGAGCTGTTTGAAGAAGAATGTGGAAACATAAGATCAATTTTTCACAAGCTACGATACCCGTCTGAATTGATTGAGGCAACCATCCGTAACTTTATCAATACATCAGATGTCGAATCACAATCtaccagcaataataataaaagcacCATTAGAATCGTCTTGCCATTTATTGACCAAAAACCAGCCGATATTGTGAAGCGCCAACTTACTCAGCTAAATAAGAAACTGGATATAGATCTACAGCCAGTTTTGTCAGCCGCAAGCTCGAGGATGTCCTTAAATTCCGTGAGCCCAAACCATCATTAG
- the LOC138001259 gene encoding uncharacterized protein — protein sequence MDKTEYLRLLSEASVSDTTKFSAVSKERPKTRGRPPKYYHPLLQKEKELEAIVRRILPKEIADTVCLKGSRLAHLYGFPKTHKKNLSVRPILSSTATYNYPLAKWLDDKLKTLSINNYTISDTLMFAEQLKELSFDEDDILVSYDVTSLFTNVPLDYTLDLLVEKAFKDNWFCATYDLTISKQDLLELLKIATKDQLFQFNDNLYLQTDGVAMGSPLGPLLANVFLCHVEEMLEQQDKLPSFYRRYVDDTLVVIRDVAEAEQFLITLNNCHPSIQFTMELAVNNTLPFLGMLLMKQRSKITTSVYRKTTNKGLLLHYQSHVDNKYKKSLLKTMLHRAYSLSSTTELFEEECGNIRSIFHKLRYPSELIEATIRNFINTSDVESQSTSNNNKSTIRIVLPFIDQKPADIVKRQLTQLNKKLDIDLQPVFVSRKLEDVLKFREPKPSLVSQQLVVYKFQCGSCDASYVGYTARHLHQRIEEHRYSAIGRHRLADHGQTTAPPAASFSVLKKCASKFDCLIHEMFYIKELKPSLNGKKKKMRREKKGNEGVGREKRRKEQMYQLRYLLLASRSPLNIDVCEKAT from the exons ATGGATAAAACCGAGTACTTACGTCTATTGTCTGAAGCTTCTGTGTCTGATACAACAAAGTTTTCTGCTGTTAGTAAAGAAAGACCAAAAACTCGTGGCCGTCCTCCTAAATACTACCATCCGCtactacaaaaagaaaaagaactggaAGCCATTGTTCGTAGAATTCTCCCAAAAGAGATTGCTGACACTGTATGCTTGAAAGGCTCTCGTCTTGCCCATCTATATGGGTTCCCTaagacacacaagaaaaacctctcagtgcgtCCCATCTTGTCTTCGACCGCTACGTACAACTACCCTCTAGCGAAGTGGTTAGATGATAAGCTAAAAACACTATCCATTAACAACTACACAATTTCTGACACACTCATGTTTGCTGAACAGTTGAAAGAGCTCTCCTTCGATGAGGATGACATCTTGGTTTCGTATGATGTGACGTCACTATTCACGAATGTACCACTTGACTACACGTTAGACCTGCTTGTGGAAAAAGCCTTTAAGGACAACTGGTTCTGTGCGACATATGATCTGACCATCTCTAAACAAGATCTTCTTGAACTGCTAAAAATCGCCACCAAAGACCAGCTTTTTCAGTTTAATGACAATCTATACCTACAAACTGACGGAGTTGCTATGGGCTCCCCGTTAGGGCCTCTATTAGCTAATGTATTCCTGTGTCATGTGGAGGAGATGCTAGAACAACAAGACAAACTCCCGTCATTCTACAGAAGATACGTAGACGATACCTTGGTTGTCATAAGAGATGTAGCTGAAGCAGAACAGTTCCTAATTACGCTAAATAACTGTCATCCATCTATTCAATTTACAATGGAGCTAGCGGTAAACAACACACTACCCTTCCTTGGCATGCttttgatgaaacaaagaaGTAAGATTACCACAAGCGTATACAGAAAAACTACCAACAAAGGCCTCTTGTTGCACTACCAGAGTCATGTGGACAACAAATACAAGAAATCTCTACTCAAGACAATGCTTCACCGGGCGTACAGTCTGTCCTCAACGACCGAGCTGTTTGAAGAAGAATGTGGAAACATAAGATCAATTTTTCACAAGCTACGATACCCGTCTGAATTGATTGAGGCAACCATCCGTAACTTTATCAATACATCAGATGTCGAATCACAATCtaccagcaataataataaaagcacCATTAGAATCGTCTTGCCATTTATTGACCAAAAACCAGCCGATATTGTGAAGCGCCAACTTACTCAGCTAAATAAGAAACTGGATATAGATCTACAGCCAGTTTTTGTCAGCCGCAAGCTCGAGGATGTCCTTAAATTCCGTGAGCCCAAACCATCATTAGTCAGCCAACAACTAGTCgtctacaaatttcaatgtggctcGTGTGATGCGAGCTATGTTGGCTATACAGCTCGTCACTTGCATCAACGAATTGAGGAACATAGATACTCAGCTATCGGGAGGCACCGCCTAGCAGATCATGGTCAAACAACAGCACCCCCAGCGGCGAGTTTTAGTGTCTTAAAGAAATGCGCatcgaaatttgattgcttaattcatgagatgttctacatcaaagaattgaaaccatcacttaat gggaaaaaaaagaaaatgagaaGGGAGAAAAAAGGAAACGAAGGAGTAGGGAGAGAAAAACGAAGAAAGGAACAGATGTATCAACTTCGCTATTTGCTGTTAGCCTCCCGCTCTCCTCTCAATATTGATGTATGTGAGAAAGCAACATGA